A region from the Negativicoccus succinicivorans genome encodes:
- a CDS encoding lysophospholipid acyltransferase family protein, giving the protein MYFWLQLGRRWACGLPAGAARRWGDRLGRFFWRILPRKRKDIAVENILRAELADSPEQARAIAKTSAVRLGRVALDMLRFPLYTEGRILEQMHFTGTEELDALYQSGGGCIIAASHTDNWEMLGGALASKYPGKIVAVGFKQSNEGFDRFIRESRAMLGEEVLYPKNMREILRLLEDGKWICLLYDQDGGGKGVLAQLFRTLALSVTGPAVFSYARKVPIVPVHIYTRDEGFDVVVQKALWTRQDLKKAVAVREMTDTLNAILAERVSERPADWFWIHNRWKWTKRIYGDPHELWRDEQAQRAKEDKA; this is encoded by the coding sequence ATGTATTTTTGGCTACAATTAGGACGCCGTTGGGCATGCGGTTTGCCGGCCGGCGCCGCTCGTCGCTGGGGAGACCGCCTGGGACGATTTTTCTGGCGCATATTGCCGCGAAAACGCAAAGATATCGCGGTGGAAAATATTTTGCGGGCCGAGCTGGCTGATTCGCCGGAACAGGCGCGGGCGATCGCGAAAACATCCGCTGTCCGTTTGGGGCGGGTCGCGCTCGATATGCTGCGCTTTCCGCTGTACACCGAAGGCCGCATTTTAGAGCAGATGCATTTCACCGGCACGGAGGAACTCGACGCCCTTTACCAAAGCGGCGGCGGCTGCATTATCGCGGCTTCGCACACGGACAATTGGGAGATGCTGGGCGGCGCGCTGGCGAGCAAGTATCCCGGCAAAATTGTCGCCGTCGGTTTCAAACAGTCGAATGAAGGATTCGATCGATTCATTCGCGAATCGCGCGCGATGCTCGGTGAAGAAGTGCTATATCCGAAAAACATGCGGGAAATTTTGCGGCTGCTGGAAGACGGCAAATGGATTTGTCTTTTGTACGATCAGGATGGCGGCGGCAAAGGAGTGCTGGCGCAACTGTTTCGCACACTGGCGCTTTCCGTTACCGGACCGGCCGTTTTTTCCTATGCGCGCAAAGTGCCGATCGTGCCTGTGCATATCTATACGCGCGACGAAGGATTTGATGTGGTCGTGCAAAAAGCGCTCTGGACGCGTCAGGATTTAAAAAAAGCGGTCGCGGTACGGGAAATGACCGATACCTTGAATGCGATTTTGGCAGAGCGCGTGAGCGAGCGTCCGGCAGACTGGTTTTGGATCCACAATCGCTGGAAATGGACGAAACGTATTTATGGAGATCCGCATGAACTGTGGCGCGATGAACAGGCGCAACGGGCAAAGGAGGACAAGGCATGA
- the lpxD gene encoding UDP-3-O-(3-hydroxymyristoyl)glucosamine N-acyltransferase — translation MVYTVADLAARVNGTVYGDGNKEITGVAGVETAGPNDIAFLLDEYAAQLSLVKAGAVLMTSAPEETVATTVIVTENPKWAFAELVDVLKPLYVPPVGIHPTAVVDATAEIDPQATILPYVVIGAGTVVKAGAILHPHVVLGRDVTVGRDTEIHSGAVVHDRTEVGDRVIIRANAVIGGEGFGFATEGGKHTRIRQIGRVVIGDDVEIGAGTTIDNATFGETSIGRGTKIDNLVHLGHNVRIGEDCFIIAQVGVAGSTEIGNHCILAGQTGVSGHLTIADHVTCGGKTGVVGSIKEPGTYVGFPARPHRQWGRIEGTLNHLPELLKRVKRLEKVLETTEEK, via the coding sequence ATGGTATACACAGTAGCGGATCTGGCCGCACGGGTTAACGGTACAGTATACGGTGACGGTAATAAGGAAATCACGGGCGTTGCCGGCGTGGAAACGGCCGGCCCGAACGATATTGCTTTTTTACTCGACGAATACGCCGCGCAATTGTCGCTGGTGAAAGCGGGCGCGGTACTGATGACAAGCGCGCCGGAAGAAACGGTGGCAACGACCGTGATCGTCACGGAAAATCCGAAGTGGGCGTTTGCGGAACTGGTCGATGTATTGAAACCTTTGTACGTGCCGCCGGTCGGTATCCATCCGACGGCCGTTGTCGATGCAACGGCGGAGATTGATCCGCAGGCGACGATTTTACCGTATGTGGTGATCGGCGCGGGTACCGTTGTCAAAGCGGGCGCTATTTTACATCCGCATGTCGTGTTGGGACGCGATGTGACCGTCGGTCGCGATACGGAAATTCATTCCGGCGCGGTGGTGCATGATCGGACCGAAGTCGGCGATCGCGTTATCATTCGCGCCAACGCCGTGATCGGCGGTGAAGGCTTCGGGTTTGCTACCGAAGGCGGTAAGCATACGCGGATTCGTCAGATCGGTCGCGTGGTCATCGGTGATGATGTTGAAATTGGCGCCGGCACGACGATCGATAACGCGACATTCGGTGAAACTTCGATCGGTCGCGGCACGAAGATCGACAACCTTGTGCATCTCGGTCACAATGTCCGCATCGGAGAAGACTGTTTCATCATTGCCCAAGTGGGCGTGGCGGGTTCGACAGAAATCGGTAACCATTGCATTCTGGCGGGACAGACCGGCGTTTCGGGGCATCTTACGATTGCCGATCATGTTACCTGCGGCGGGAAGACGGGCGTTGTCGGCAGCATCAAAGAGCCGGGCACATATGTGGGCTTTCCGGCCCGTCCGCATCGTCAGTGGGGACGGATTGAAGGAACACTCAATCATTTGCCCGAACTGCTGAAACGCGTGAAACGCTTGGAAAAAGTGTTGGAAACAACTGAAGAAAAATAA
- a CDS encoding OmpH family outer membrane protein produces MVNKWWRSFALIGMLVGVMLMSGCGNDEKVGVVDFERIARESGQAQQITQEIMAKQAEIATRLQQAQATSSPEEFAVTEQAAKRELQVFQMAKQQQFQALITSQSQLIAKEKKLGIIMHKNAVHYQGVDVTEELLAKLKANDNTNKKQNQEAQPAAAEKSGQK; encoded by the coding sequence GTGGTAAATAAATGGTGGCGGTCCTTCGCGCTGATCGGCATGCTGGTCGGCGTCATGCTGATGAGCGGCTGCGGCAATGATGAGAAAGTCGGCGTTGTCGATTTTGAACGCATCGCGCGGGAAAGCGGCCAGGCCCAGCAGATCACCCAGGAAATCATGGCCAAGCAGGCGGAAATCGCAACGCGTCTGCAGCAGGCGCAGGCGACTTCCTCGCCGGAAGAATTCGCCGTGACCGAGCAGGCGGCCAAACGTGAATTACAAGTATTTCAGATGGCCAAACAGCAGCAATTCCAGGCGCTGATCACAAGTCAATCCCAGCTGATCGCCAAGGAGAAAAAGCTCGGCATTATTATGCATAAGAATGCCGTTCATTACCAAGGTGTGGACGTAACGGAAGAATTGCTGGCGAAACTCAAAGCCAACGACAATACGAATAAAAAACAGAATCAAGAGGCGCAACCGGCCGCCGCAGAGAAAAGCGGGCAAAAGTAA
- a CDS encoding OmpH family outer membrane protein, whose protein sequence is MMRAMRNKYNVKVVSFVVAAVFVLGIAAYAMMGMGNVAQAAPTSSIGVVDQANIIKDTSSLGVEYQQQMAAAAQQLQSEFDAKSANMSDAEKQQYFQEMQKQFNAKQAEIHKNIQGKIDNAVKEVANKKGLSLVVDKAAVLYGGVDITSEVQTALNNALTKEAGKEQSAETKK, encoded by the coding sequence ATGATGCGAGCAATGCGTAATAAGTACAATGTGAAAGTGGTTTCGTTCGTCGTCGCGGCGGTGTTCGTTCTCGGTATCGCGGCGTATGCCATGATGGGCATGGGGAATGTTGCTCAGGCGGCACCGACCTCGTCCATCGGCGTGGTCGATCAGGCCAACATTATTAAAGATACATCCAGTTTAGGCGTGGAATACCAGCAGCAAATGGCGGCGGCGGCGCAGCAATTACAAAGCGAGTTTGACGCGAAATCGGCGAATATGTCGGACGCGGAAAAGCAGCAATATTTCCAGGAAATGCAAAAACAGTTCAACGCCAAACAGGCTGAAATCCACAAAAACATTCAAGGTAAAATTGATAATGCCGTTAAAGAAGTAGCGAATAAAAAAGGCTTATCGCTGGTTGTCGACAAAGCGGCTGTGCTTTACGGCGGCGTCGATATCACTAGCGAAGTGCAGACGGCGCTCAATAATGCTCTGACGAAAGAAGCGGGTAAAGAGCAGTCGGCAGAAACCAAGAAGTAA
- a CDS encoding BamA/OMP85 family outer membrane protein → MKHSKQARQWLVAAVTLATLGVTQGFAADAPTTVSEQHMPYNEAAISTTVTPGAKDSLATQGLIDNPALTVGQTTQTSNVQALYVAKADQAAIDAQVGKTVTKVALAGVPDGVARQILPRLTTKVGDKVSSEAIAADIKAIGDSGIFAQIAPVFTAVPEGVQLTYQVATNPVVNQVRVEGVSAFDAEYLAQMLAIPQGSVLNTVEVGEKVRAIEDLYVKQGYILASVSDVQVAPDGTLTVKVDEGIVEDIVIKGNKKTKDYVITRELRFKEGDPFNKYLAQRSLERLYNLGYFEDVNVRLLPGKVDHQVVVEIDVLEQKTGVVTLGAGYSKSDGFVGIVEFGENNFRGTGDKINVHWEFGGKGSDKNYQISYTRPWLDDKGTSLGFSFYNRVVEYDDYNEDGSTVATYDKRRKGYNLTLGRAHGEYRTTSITWESRDDKYDEYKGGFNYGENAVIPLVGMERTEDGKLKLDANGKPIPVVNFALNAPQPTLLEPGAAASLLGSVTLPEAPKLTGDENADIEALNKWRDALRTAVATVTPQGYYNFKDMDYIGKNFGRTNSLSVTHVFDNRDNYFNPTRGYRYSVTGQWAGHGLGGDFDFYKVNAEGRFYKKLKNNHVLALRVMGGYANGEIGYSELFSLGGAYNLRGFEDDQFKGSNMYAATLEYRFPIIKKVDGVVFTDVGNAWGIDESRIPWYHDSNKVHWSTGVGLRVQTPIGPIRLDYAHGDKNKFHFSFGGQF, encoded by the coding sequence ATGAAACATAGCAAACAGGCGCGGCAATGGCTTGTCGCTGCAGTCACGCTGGCAACGCTGGGGGTTACTCAGGGGTTCGCGGCGGATGCGCCGACAACGGTTTCCGAACAGCATATGCCGTATAATGAAGCGGCTATCTCAACGACGGTGACACCGGGCGCAAAAGACTCGCTTGCGACGCAGGGATTAATCGACAATCCGGCGCTGACCGTCGGCCAGACGACCCAGACGAGCAACGTGCAGGCGCTGTATGTAGCCAAGGCGGATCAGGCGGCGATCGATGCGCAGGTCGGCAAAACGGTTACAAAAGTAGCGTTGGCGGGCGTTCCTGACGGAGTCGCACGGCAGATACTGCCGCGTTTGACGACCAAAGTCGGCGACAAAGTATCGTCGGAAGCGATCGCGGCCGACATCAAAGCCATCGGCGACAGCGGCATCTTTGCGCAAATCGCGCCGGTTTTCACCGCCGTGCCGGAAGGCGTGCAGTTGACGTATCAGGTCGCGACGAACCCGGTGGTCAATCAGGTTCGCGTGGAAGGCGTGTCGGCGTTTGATGCCGAGTACCTTGCGCAGATGTTGGCCATTCCGCAAGGCAGCGTTTTGAATACGGTGGAAGTGGGCGAAAAAGTTCGCGCGATTGAAGATCTCTACGTGAAGCAGGGTTACATTTTGGCCTCTGTTTCCGACGTGCAGGTCGCGCCGGACGGGACGCTGACGGTCAAAGTCGATGAAGGCATTGTCGAAGATATTGTCATCAAAGGCAATAAAAAGACTAAAGATTATGTCATCACTCGCGAACTGCGCTTCAAAGAAGGGGATCCTTTCAATAAATATCTGGCGCAACGCAGCTTGGAACGTCTTTACAACCTGGGTTACTTTGAAGACGTCAACGTGCGTTTGCTGCCGGGCAAAGTCGATCATCAGGTCGTTGTGGAAATCGACGTGCTCGAACAAAAAACGGGCGTTGTTACCTTGGGCGCCGGCTACTCAAAGTCGGACGGCTTTGTCGGGATCGTGGAATTCGGTGAAAACAACTTCCGCGGCACGGGCGACAAGATCAATGTCCACTGGGAATTCGGCGGCAAGGGCAGCGATAAGAACTACCAGATTTCGTACACGCGTCCGTGGCTTGACGATAAAGGTACGTCGCTCGGTTTCTCGTTCTACAACCGCGTGGTGGAATATGATGATTACAACGAAGACGGCAGCACTGTCGCCACTTATGACAAGCGTCGCAAAGGTTACAACCTGACCCTGGGACGCGCGCATGGCGAATATCGCACGACTTCGATCACATGGGAAAGCCGCGACGATAAATATGATGAATATAAAGGCGGTTTCAACTACGGCGAAAACGCGGTCATTCCGCTGGTCGGCATGGAGCGCACGGAAGACGGCAAGTTGAAGCTGGATGCCAACGGCAAACCGATTCCGGTCGTTAACTTTGCGTTGAATGCGCCGCAGCCGACGCTTTTGGAACCGGGCGCGGCGGCATCCCTGCTTGGCAGTGTAACGCTTCCGGAAGCACCGAAACTGACCGGTGACGAGAACGCGGATATCGAAGCGCTCAACAAATGGCGCGATGCCTTGCGCACGGCGGTGGCCACTGTCACTCCGCAGGGTTACTACAATTTCAAAGACATGGACTACATCGGCAAAAACTTCGGTAGAACGAACAGCCTGTCCGTTACTCATGTGTTTGATAACCGCGACAATTACTTCAACCCGACCCGCGGCTACCGTTACTCGGTAACCGGCCAATGGGCGGGCCACGGCTTGGGCGGCGATTTCGACTTCTATAAAGTCAACGCCGAAGGACGTTTTTATAAGAAACTGAAAAATAACCACGTCTTGGCGCTGCGCGTCATGGGCGGTTACGCCAACGGCGAAATCGGTTATTCAGAACTCTTCAGCTTGGGCGGCGCGTACAACTTGCGCGGCTTTGAAGATGACCAGTTCAAAGGCAGCAACATGTATGCGGCTACCTTGGAATACCGCTTCCCGATCATCAAGAAAGTGGACGGCGTCGTCTTTACCGATGTCGGTAACGCGTGGGGCATCGATGAGTCGCGTATTCCCTGGTACCATGACAGCAATAAGGTGCATTGGTCGACCGGTGTCGGCTTGCGGGTACAGACTCCGATCGGACCGATTCGACTCGACTATGCGCATGGTGACAAGAATAAATTCCACTTCAGCTTCGGCGGCCAATTCTAA
- a CDS encoding sigma-70 family RNA polymerase sigma factor has protein sequence MLKEYFQELAKIELLDPETEASLWRAYKEKQDRGARQTLIEHYQPLVVKEAMRWQLQEATLLDLLQEGTVGLMEAAERYEPARSVAFSLFARHRIRGRMLDYIYKNGTDIPVEDSAWAESRAQFNSLVTEATDAFEAADRTFLWEAVRNAVHRLPPKEQQVVDGIYIQNREPKELALELQVSKTYIYKLQKTGIRRLRGMLSRLMHERRE, from the coding sequence ATGTTAAAAGAATATTTTCAGGAACTTGCCAAAATTGAATTATTGGATCCCGAAACGGAAGCTTCTTTGTGGCGCGCCTATAAAGAAAAACAGGATCGCGGCGCCCGCCAGACGCTGATCGAGCATTACCAGCCCCTGGTCGTCAAAGAAGCGATGCGTTGGCAGCTGCAGGAAGCGACCTTGCTGGATCTTTTGCAGGAGGGTACCGTCGGCTTGATGGAAGCGGCGGAACGGTATGAACCGGCGCGTTCGGTCGCGTTTTCACTCTTTGCGCGGCACCGCATTCGCGGGCGCATGCTCGATTACATTTATAAAAACGGAACCGATATCCCGGTGGAAGACAGCGCCTGGGCCGAAAGTCGCGCGCAATTCAACAGTCTCGTGACGGAGGCGACGGATGCGTTTGAGGCGGCCGATCGGACGTTTTTGTGGGAAGCGGTGCGTAACGCCGTGCATCGTTTGCCGCCGAAAGAACAGCAGGTGGTGGACGGCATTTACATACAAAATCGTGAGCCGAAAGAGCTGGCGCTCGAATTACAAGTTTCTAAAACTTACATTTATAAATTGCAAAAAACCGGTATACGCCGTTTGCGCGGCATGTTGTCGCGCTTGATGCATGAGCGACGCGAGTAA
- a CDS encoding translocation/assembly module TamB domain-containing protein: MRRWLLTGATVLAIGAGAFEFYVKPTVLEQAPALVDEALATTVNGTVRYDKLDIDWAWNAHVKNATVTDAKGLTVARIPDIEVSWNLWRALEYAMGKRAALGVLDGITLEQPEVWLREEPDRSWNVSHLIRPQETQTEFSLRAKIMVNRGLAHLEFLQDPTIHLTDVTCGMDLNDYPTVTGRAKFLYNNEPVTLTGNYTSADDFNAHVTAKRLPITLANYVLRDAALDIALRAGEIHNTDLNVSADSTGLRYDGTTELRDGALQYDRYNVTDAKAVVRLATHRLSFADAQAQVNGQPLTANGMILLNNDPALDLHLATTGAEVAALADVPLYGPVAANMHVGGTVAAPTAEGVAMLQQGSYGATPLENVFTKFVYRGDVVNLPEIVAGIGEGRVRGSGYYNVVTNTGAGEYAADNIDLAQLPETDGAYAGTVNGRGAVEFHNGEMALATFTGSGTGVSGAGIMTDSLRASLRYEAGALALHYLNGTMGDGTFTAFGSMDTPQGIQVAAHQLPLSYLSGLAGVTMSGAADLTGQLTGSVAAPQFVGTVSARDGAVHGLAYTSIHGDVAYVDDTFTTDRLVWQDAEGGHVVSGSAQLTGAKTLDLTVQSDNIRLESLLRAADLPLDATGWATNSLTVRGTLDQPEASGELHLWDGSVMGELYQDVVARYRYNGDILYLDEALASMYNGTLYASGTIAPNALNVQLKASEIDIDRVLREKNTYRLAGTVSAEGTLRGTPADPRLEADFWGHNLYANGEPIDGLRGHLAYAEGVAALTDTTLTQRDGVYRLNGTYRLDGGVFRGAGDVEGADVSRLLRLANIPYENLAGQVTGHVELNGTAANPSLRINGKLENGSIDGKPFGTTEIDADYANRVATVRKLHMPIGAGVLAAAGTADLDGEIDMQLAAKDVDVTYVTALAGQPLDLTGNLNVSAVFTGPTKTPVMDMSFELSNGAFAGVTFDRFIGLLNMRDQIIEVNQTLLQREPYQLSMYGQVPVAALTKAGRATQSNESMNLEIRLDKADLELLRALSPAVLSATGETKGGITVTGTLADPHINGRIFVADGAATIETMKSPLEHIHAELRFNGKSATWRGQTTIGGGDLATAGEVCWTDFTDTRYEGTLDADAINPQSSYYSGPLTAHLQLTQQAGMPYLTGEVLVEKSRFDVPLTFTDNGSPLLMGFDVNVSIGEKTRLYNSYLYDLTLAGDLHVGGTTAAPDVDGKVVVKNGYLRYLSNKFKVEEGVADFNRTQSFLPNLHVLATTKFNRYRIHMQADGLPTEIDLKLTSEPALSQEEIVMMLTLHTRGDINDLGRADANAALASAAQTLVFGTLENRLQDVLGLDMIQVTTGSVDPFETSTVANQGFYNLQIGKYLFDDFMLVLTTGVNNEQQSAGFRYDINRSFQAEAWVNNEDNYYIGGNWQYRF, from the coding sequence GTGCGACGTTGGCTTTTGACGGGAGCCACGGTACTCGCCATCGGTGCGGGCGCGTTCGAGTTCTATGTGAAACCGACCGTGCTCGAGCAGGCGCCGGCACTTGTGGACGAGGCCTTGGCGACGACCGTCAACGGCACAGTCCGTTACGATAAACTGGATATAGATTGGGCTTGGAACGCGCATGTGAAAAATGCGACGGTAACCGATGCCAAGGGGCTCACGGTAGCGCGTATTCCGGATATCGAAGTCAGCTGGAATCTGTGGCGGGCGCTCGAATACGCGATGGGCAAGCGCGCCGCTTTGGGCGTCCTCGACGGCATTACGCTCGAACAACCGGAGGTTTGGTTGCGGGAAGAACCGGACCGTTCCTGGAATGTTTCCCATTTGATCCGTCCGCAGGAAACGCAGACGGAGTTCTCTTTGCGTGCCAAAATCATGGTCAATCGCGGTTTGGCGCATTTGGAATTTTTACAGGATCCCACCATCCATCTGACCGATGTTACGTGCGGGATGGATTTAAATGATTATCCGACCGTCACCGGCAGAGCGAAATTTTTATATAATAACGAACCTGTCACGCTGACCGGCAACTATACTTCGGCAGATGATTTTAACGCGCACGTGACGGCGAAACGTTTGCCGATCACGCTCGCGAATTACGTGCTGCGCGACGCGGCGCTGGACATCGCGTTGCGGGCGGGTGAGATTCATAACACGGATTTGAACGTCAGCGCCGATTCTACCGGTTTGCGTTATGACGGCACTACGGAATTGCGCGACGGCGCGTTGCAATACGACCGGTATAACGTCACCGACGCCAAGGCCGTTGTGCGTCTGGCGACGCATCGCCTGTCCTTTGCCGATGCGCAGGCGCAAGTGAACGGACAACCGCTGACGGCTAACGGTATGATATTACTTAATAACGATCCGGCGCTGGATCTGCATTTGGCGACGACGGGCGCGGAAGTGGCGGCGCTTGCCGATGTGCCTCTCTACGGACCGGTCGCGGCCAACATGCATGTGGGCGGCACGGTGGCGGCGCCGACGGCGGAAGGCGTCGCGATGCTGCAACAGGGCAGCTACGGCGCGACGCCACTTGAAAATGTTTTTACCAAGTTTGTCTATCGCGGGGACGTCGTGAACCTGCCGGAAATAGTGGCGGGAATCGGTGAGGGACGAGTCCGCGGCAGCGGTTATTATAATGTTGTAACAAATACCGGAGCCGGTGAATACGCGGCGGACAATATTGATTTGGCGCAGCTTCCGGAAACGGACGGCGCGTACGCCGGTACGGTAAACGGCCGCGGCGCGGTCGAATTTCATAACGGGGAAATGGCGTTGGCGACGTTTACCGGCTCCGGAACTGGCGTCAGCGGCGCGGGTATCATGACCGATTCGCTGCGCGCGTCGTTGCGCTATGAAGCGGGCGCGCTTGCGTTACATTACTTGAACGGCACTATGGGTGACGGCACATTTACGGCGTTCGGCAGCATGGATACGCCGCAGGGCATTCAAGTAGCCGCGCATCAATTACCGCTTTCGTATCTTTCCGGTTTGGCCGGTGTCACTATGTCGGGCGCGGCGGATCTCACAGGACAACTTACCGGCAGCGTCGCGGCGCCGCAATTCGTCGGCACGGTGAGCGCGCGTGACGGCGCCGTTCACGGTCTCGCATATACGTCGATTCACGGCGATGTGGCGTATGTCGACGATACGTTTACCACAGATCGTCTTGTCTGGCAGGATGCCGAAGGCGGCCATGTCGTTTCCGGCAGCGCGCAGCTGACCGGAGCGAAAACTCTGGATCTTACAGTCCAAAGCGACAACATTCGCCTGGAATCGTTACTGCGGGCCGCCGACTTGCCGTTGGACGCCACCGGTTGGGCCACCAATTCGCTGACCGTTCGCGGTACGCTCGATCAGCCGGAAGCGAGCGGTGAACTGCATCTTTGGGACGGTTCGGTGATGGGCGAACTCTACCAAGACGTAGTCGCCCGTTATCGTTACAACGGCGATATTTTATATTTGGATGAGGCGCTGGCCTCGATGTACAACGGTACTTTGTACGCGTCAGGAACGATCGCGCCGAACGCGTTGAATGTTCAGCTGAAGGCAAGTGAAATCGATATTGATCGCGTATTGCGCGAAAAAAATACGTACCGACTGGCGGGCACTGTATCTGCCGAGGGAACACTGCGCGGCACGCCGGCCGATCCGCGCTTGGAAGCCGATTTTTGGGGTCATAATTTATATGCCAACGGCGAACCGATCGACGGTTTGCGCGGTCATTTAGCTTACGCCGAAGGCGTAGCGGCTTTGACCGATACGACGCTGACGCAGCGCGACGGCGTCTATCGTTTGAACGGAACGTATCGCTTGGACGGCGGTGTGTTCCGCGGGGCCGGCGACGTGGAGGGAGCGGATGTTTCGCGTCTTTTGCGTCTGGCGAATATCCCCTACGAGAACTTGGCCGGTCAGGTGACGGGGCATGTCGAACTCAACGGCACGGCCGCCAACCCGAGTTTGCGCATCAACGGCAAACTGGAAAACGGCAGCATTGACGGCAAACCTTTCGGCACGACGGAAATCGACGCGGATTACGCCAATCGCGTGGCGACCGTTCGCAAATTGCATATGCCGATCGGTGCGGGCGTGCTCGCCGCCGCCGGCACGGCCGATCTCGACGGTGAAATCGATATGCAGCTGGCGGCGAAAGATGTCGATGTCACCTATGTCACGGCGCTGGCGGGACAACCGCTTGATCTCACGGGGAATTTGAATGTGAGCGCGGTCTTTACCGGACCGACGAAAACACCGGTGATGGATATGTCGTTCGAGCTTTCAAACGGCGCATTCGCAGGCGTTACCTTTGATCGTTTCATCGGCTTGTTGAATATGCGCGATCAAATCATCGAAGTCAACCAGACCTTGCTGCAACGAGAACCGTATCAATTAAGCATGTACGGTCAAGTTCCGGTCGCCGCGTTGACGAAAGCGGGACGGGCGACGCAATCGAATGAATCAATGAACTTGGAAATCCGCTTGGATAAAGCGGATTTGGAACTGCTGCGCGCGTTATCGCCTGCGGTTCTTTCCGCCACAGGCGAAACCAAAGGCGGCATAACGGTCACCGGCACGCTTGCGGATCCGCACATCAACGGACGCATTTTTGTCGCGGACGGTGCGGCGACGATAGAAACGATGAAAAGTCCGCTGGAACATATTCACGCGGAATTGCGATTTAACGGTAAATCCGCTACCTGGCGCGGACAAACGACCATCGGCGGAGGCGATCTTGCCACTGCAGGCGAAGTTTGCTGGACCGACTTTACCGATACGCGCTATGAAGGAACGCTTGACGCTGACGCGATCAATCCGCAGAGCTCGTACTACTCCGGTCCTTTGACGGCGCATTTACAACTTACGCAACAGGCGGGCATGCCGTATCTTACCGGCGAGGTTCTGGTGGAAAAATCCCGCTTCGATGTTCCGCTGACATTTACGGATAACGGCTCGCCGCTGTTGATGGGATTTGATGTGAACGTCAGCATCGGCGAAAAGACACGTCTTTACAACAGCTATCTCTATGATTTGACATTGGCCGGCGATTTGCACGTCGGCGGCACGACCGCGGCTCCGGATGTTGACGGCAAAGTAGTCGTGAAAAACGGGTACTTGCGGTACCTGAGCAATAAATTCAAGGTCGAGGAAGGCGTGGCCGATTTCAATCGCACGCAGAGCTTCCTGCCGAATCTGCACGTTCTCGCGACGACAAAATTTAATCGTTACCGTATTCATATGCAGGCGGACGGCTTACCGACGGAGATCGATCTGAAACTTACTTCGGAACCGGCGTTAAGCCAGGAAGAAATCGTCATGATGCTTACCTTGCACACGCGGGGCGATATCAACGATCTCGGCCGGGCTGACGCCAACGCAGCCTTGGCGTCAGCGGCGCAGACATTGGTTTTCGGCACGCTTGAAAATCGCCTGCAGGATGTGTTGGGCCTCGACATGATCCAGGTCACGACCGGTTCGGTCGACCCCTTTGAAACATCCACAGTCGCCAACCAAGGCTTTTACAACTTGCAAATCGGCAAATATCTGTTCGACGATTTCATGCTGGTGCTGACAACCGGCGTCAACAATGAACAGCAAAGCGCCGGTTTCCGTTACGACATTAACCGGAGTTTCCAAGCGGAAGCGTGGGTGAATAATGAAGACAACTACTATATCGGCGGTAATTGGCAGTATCGATTCTAA